Below is a genomic region from Ictalurus punctatus breed USDA103 chromosome 12, Coco_2.0, whole genome shotgun sequence.
tccTCGTGTAAAAACAGGAGTAAGAGAACCAGGTCCGGACTGGACTTCGGGAGGAGGACCACTGccctgctgtttgtttgtttagtaacacacattttatatataagtttCTCTCTTTGATTAACATTCAGTGTTTGGGGAATTTAGATTTATTAGTGTGGAACAaacataatgtgttttcagaTCTGGCTTCTACGGAAAAGtccatgattatttatttttttctgagctgTTATCTCCAGATCACAACTTAGTTTTCTTGTGATGTCCCTACAAAATGTTctctttaacatttattttacttttcagtTCCACGCAGCCATCATCAAAATAGTGGGACAGTACAGAGGGGACGTGGTGGTGAAAAAAATATGATATAGGAGGAATCTTTATATTTTCATGCTTTTGGGTTTGGTTCTCTCTTTGTACAAACAGTACTTCCGGTTTAATTTCTCTCTGGCAGCAGGGCAGTGGTTCAGACATGCCACGTCCACAGTGGAGCGGTTCGTAGAGTTTTATTTTGATCTTGGACTccaatataaagaaataaaggcaGTGGTTAGTTGAAGGTTTTCACAGTGCAGTTAAGCAGCAGCTCATCCTGAATTCTCGGTTATTATCCGCACGTCCTTTTTAGTTGCGCGGCTTTTAGACACTTAGCGGTAACAGCACCGAAAGCGGAAAACGAGCTCCTACACAACCAAAACAACATCACTTTAAATACAcaacaatcattttaaataaataagaaacaaaacCAACACACAAGAGggttcatttttatatttatgcttttacatttaaaaaatgggcAAAATCGATCAAGTTTAAAGAGATGCTATAAAgcattaagacaaataaaaataattttttactaAAAACATGATTTAAGAAActttattatccatccatccatccatccatcttctatactgcttatccttcagggtcacggggaacctggagcctatcccagggagcatggggcacaaggcggggtacaccctggacagggtgcaaatccatcgcagggcacaatctcacacacacatacacattcacacacccatccatacactatggacactttggacatgcaaatcagcctaccagGTACTCTAAAAGATGCAtttttccacatagaaatattgccctctcacaggaagttcctggggTTTGCTTTTGGAGGCAATGCGtaccaatatcgggttctttccttcaggctagctttatccccttacaccttcacaaagtgcatggatgttaTTCTGgttccattgtgactccaggacatccgtgtactaaactacctggactactggttaattctagcatggtccagggaactggcgattcaacattgagatgttgttctcaaccacatgaagagcttggggttcaggttgaacctcaagaaaagtatgctttctccagtgcagtggacaacttttctagaggtTATAAGGATTTTACTACgttgagggcgtttctatccccaacatgcatagggtctATTATATCAAAATTTGCCTATTACCCTAAGACAATTAATAAACAGATACATACGTTAACCAGTTGAAGGACAAAAGTAAGACACCAGGCCCATGAGTGAGGAGAGGCAAGGGTCCAAATTTATTGTTGCATGAGATCACACAGTTGAGACATCCTTAGGATGATCTAAAAAACCAGAGCTGATGCTCTTCTATTTTACAGTTTTCTTAGGGTCGGGATGACCCAGACATcaatatgtttagagttagctgtCCCGGAACACCATTACGTTCATCAATTGGCACTGCTGAGCGACCCTTATCACGCAGGTGCAGTTCCggctccaaaatatattttgtcttgttccactctttttaaaaataacttgatCTTGTCTGTGTCGCTTCATGACTGGATTTTCGTCGAGAAAGGACACTTTCAAACACATCATCTCTACATTAtgagtaaattttatgtttgctctacatttcttttttttttcttttttatagtgcttgcatgtacattaccctataatagtttttcatgaaacagaatatgaaacagattaatttctgtttgctgcatacacaccaggcctctgtttgtgtgtgtgtctctcttagTTGACCTTCTGCCTGCATGCAGACGTCGTCCACCTACGCTCTGAGGCCTACCGCactaatcaaatacatgtattgttatccccctgcgccttgcttatctgtgtgttgtgtcttaggtgaacatcCGTTCTtacagtccaccagcccagtgaattctcaataagattacatattactcatactaggtctccctcgtgtttatttcatgcatattttatatacaacaggtcaatcctatcaacattgagcaagataatgCTGGATCTCGGCATCCCCTCCTGTTAAGGCGTATGgtagcagccaacgtcataccgttgggcctattgcacaggatcCTATTGTACAGGATTCCGCtgcagtggtggctgaaaattcggggggtttcatccaaggacgATACCTCTGTGAGTAATCTGTGTCACGCggtgatgcctacgtgctctgagaatttggaggtgtcccggGTTTCTaaccttgggtcacactctaggacTATTTCCTTttcgcaagacggtaatgacacatacctccctcacgggctggggcaCGGTCTTAGACGGCAGTCCAGCTCATTGTCTCTGGAGCGGcactcatctggagtggcatataaatcacctagaatTGCGGCCCGTGTTTCTAGCatcatgtgttagttgtgacagataACACAGCGGTGGTTCTTGCaaataattcttctctgggcggAAGGAAAAGTTTGTCAGTGACTACAATGTATATTCtaggcaactggaatgtgggggcagacatcctgttgaggcaggggctgatgCTCAGgaattggaggctccatccacaaatggcggagtccatatggcagaggtttggccacatggaagtggatgtgttcacgtCCGAGGGGACAACGTAttgcccgctgtggtttgccctcactcctcccacaccattggggctggacgtcatggtgcacacatggccaaggtcacatatgtacaTTTTCCCagtgatcgctctgctcccacaagctctAGAGAGAGTTCGCCAAGTCTGTCTATGTcggctgctagtagcaccttattagccagctcgaatatggttcttgGAGATAACATCCCTGCTGGagggcactccttgggagattaacatccgcagggatctactgtctcaagccagagggctgatttatcacccttggccggaactatggaaactgtggacCTGGCCCCTgcggggcaccagctcatagattctggacTTGCAATTGAGGTTGTAGAGTCCATGTTgaacactagagcaccatccacgaggaagttgtatgcgctcaagtggcgactttttgtcttatgttgtgaggaatgtcagctagacccactgaacaatagctacagtctgcacaatagctacagtcctggaacTTTTACAAGGACTTTTCGCAGCAGGGTTGACTCCTTCTACATCACggtctatgtggccaccattttggccaacCACTCCCCTAtcgatggagcctctgtggagcAGCATCCTCTAACCTCGAGGTTTATGCAGGGTGTCAGGCAgttgaggcccatctgcagaccatgcatacctccctacacacacacacacacacacacacacacacacacacacacaagattttGTTTTAGGAGCAACATTTTCTTTAGTTGAGAGATGTGAAAGATTTTTCCCCCAACTTtgcctgtgtgtttgttttgtgttttctagGAGGGTAAGTAATTCCAGCAGAAGCGATCAGCATCTTCAGGACTCAGCTGTGTGTCCACGAGCTGTCTGTGTATACACTGATATTCAAACATGGAGACCCCTGACCTGGACACAGATGATGTGACTCCACCCTCAAAAAAACAGTAAGCTACCATGTCCTAGTATTTTAGTCATTAAATGTTCATATCTGAAATATGTagtatatatgaaaataataattgaacaaatatttatattaagcaGGAAAACGTAGCAGTCATCACTTGAAAAAACCGCTAGATTCTGTTGATTGTAAGTAAAATGATGTCCCTATGAAAATTAAGCATACAGTCGAACAATAAAGAGGCATGAGACAATACACTAAAGTCACAATACGTGACATATCCCTATACAGGCTTCAGAAGACGTTATTGACGAGACGGTGTTTACACAAATCAAACCACTGCAGTATTAGTACAATAGGGGCGTTAAACTCAAATTCAGCCTGAGCCacttcagcatttttgtgagaCCCTGAAGGGCCATGATCAaagtttatacattttttccttacatttatcatttattatataaGGTGCAATTTGTCCCTTATTATTAACATCTTGATCTTTTTCAGTGAAGCTGTCATAAAGCTATTTCATGGCACCATTATTAATGTACAAagattgttttcaagaaaaaaacacagacgcAGGCCAAATGAAACAAGGCTGTGGACTATTAAGTAAGCATGCTTCGAGGCAGTTAGGTTCCCACTCGTAAACTTCCTGCTCTGTATGCTACGacctctgctgctgctgcctaGTGTGTAAGGAGAGGTAGAGGTCATAACGAATATTAAACTGAAATATCACAATATAAGATCTGATACAAAAATTTCTCACCTGTATTCTGTATCCTGATTATTGAGACAATGAAAATCTGTCTCATGCCCACTCTATAATGTTGTACAGTAAACACcagagaaagagatcagactcaccggaacccagctgtgtctccatgaagagtgatgcgTCTATGCATTCTCCTCTGTactttaaaaatggaaaccCCTCGTCTGGACACAGGTAACATCTCATAGTTCTCATAGTTAAAGTCACTGCAGAGAGAAAGGCTGTGTTACACTTTCTTTTATGCAGTCCAGGGTCATTAGCATTCTGATATTTATCGGATTATGCTGAATGTATTTTGATGTGACAATAAAAGTAATAGTAACCgctaacaaaataattaaaacaaccaATAAAGACTGTGCATTCTACTGTTCATTATTAGAGCAAATTAACTCAAATTAACAAGTCAGTCAAAAATTGTAAAGGAAGTATATAAAGAACTTTCTATAATGTTGTACAGTAaactacagagaaagagatcagactcaccggAACGCAGCTgtgtctccatgaagagtgacgcGTCTATGGATTCTCCTAAGAACTTTAGAGATAGAGACTCCTCATCTGCACACAGGTAACATCTCATAGTTCTCATAGTTAAAGTCACAGTTATTAGCTGTGCTATACAATCATTAGCAGCtattttgatttatattttagtttCTTGGTCTTTAGTGATACTACAGAACTTTATGATTCAAAATGTCTTACAGGTAATGTCTTAAATGCTAAAGCAAGAAATGCTAATATAACCAAAACAAACTGTAGGAAACAATATGTAATGACACTaaaactactgctactactactaataataataataataataagaagaagaagaagtagaataatattatgtggagtcacatgggccaggaattgaactgCCATccgtacgattagtggacaaccggcgctaccacctgagccacagccactaataataataataataataataataatcatcatcatcatcatcatcatcatcatcaccatcatcaccaccacgaTGGTTGCTTGGATgtgtctccatgaagagtgatgtgTCTGAgtatttctgtaaaatataaTAGAAAATGGAGACTCTTTATATGAACACAGGCActgattatttacatatttttatacctgtgaacctttctagcaggtttttataataataattatctgtatttgcatttaggacacattatctgttcattctgaatgatGTCCTCATGTactgttaaaaccataatgaccatatacagtcccctccacaagtattggaacagcgagGCCAATTCTTGCacttttgctatacactgaagacatttgggttggagataaaagatgaatgagacaatagaccagaatttcagctttcatttcctgcatgttctaagttatttaacacatctagatgtaaataatagaaaaacaaaatcttgaAAACCTACAATTAAAATGGGTACATTTTTTCTCCAGGTCCGCAATGTTGGTGATGTTGTATTTAGCACTGTGTTTTCTAAATATTAATGCCCTTACTACAATTATTTTACTAGAATTAGGGCTAAAGTTTAGACTACAGTGTTAAAGTGGTGAAAGTTATTGTCTTTAACAGCTACAGTTTTTATTCCCAGTGTTCTACAGAAGTCAGgagacagaagagaaaagaacatCACAGCTACAGGGTAAGATCAAACCCAACATCATGACTGTGACACTGACGCGCTGGTATTATAAACATCTCTGCTGTTATTTCCTGTAGAGTGATTAGATTATAGAAAACATTCCGTAGAATAAGGCAAATACACAGTGAGAACATCATAAAGAATAGTTATCTGTGGTAACCAGTCcgaaaaaaatgtgatcttaaaCTCTAATAATTAGACCCTATGTCTCACCATGTCTTTTTACTTCACCCTGTCACAGACACGACCCAGAACCTGCTGCTGTAAATGAATTccagaaaatgttcaaattaaatctgATGAAGAAATTTCAGTGTTTAAACGGAGTGATGATAAACCTGGAAAACCGAACACTagtgaatgagatctacacagagctgtacatcacagagggagacagtggagacgtcaataaagaacatgaggtgagacagatcgaGGCAGTAtccagaagaacaacaacagaggaaacaccaaTCAAATGCAATGACATCTTTAAGGCGTTACCTGATCAAGATGAAcccatcagaactgtgctgacaaagggagtctctggcattggaaaaacagtttctgtgcagaagttcattctggactgggctgaagggaaaGCAAATCAGGATGTCCACCTCATTTTTccacttcctttcagagagctgaatTTGATGAAGGACCAGAAACTGAGTCTGATGGATCTCCTTCGTGTCTGTTTtaaggagacaaaagaaacagaaatgttcagtttggaaaaggttctgttcatttttgatgGATTGGATGAGTATCGTTTTCCTCTGGATTTCcagaacacagagagagtgtgtgatgtaactgaatcagcatcagtgcttgtgctgctgataaacctgatcaaagggaatctgcttccctctgctctcatctggatcacctcccgaccagcagcagctgatcaaatcccctctgagtgtgtccatcgagtcacagaggtacgagggttcaatgacccacagaaggaggagtacttcaggaagaggatcagtgatcagagcctggccaataacatcatcacacacctgaagtcattaagaagcctctacatcatgtgccacatcccagtcttctgctggatttcaaccactgttctagagagaatgttggatGAAGCAGAGAatggagagatccccaagactctgactcaaatgtacacacatttcCTCATCATTCAGACAAACATCATAAGAGAAAAGTACTCAAAGAAGCAGGAGAGTGGTGAAGAAATGCTTCTCAAACTGGGACGACTGGCTTTTCAGCAGCTGAAGAAAGGCAACCTGATCTTCTacgaggaagacctgagagggtgtggcattgatgtgagagaagcagccgtgtactcaggtgtgtgtacacagaTCTTCAGAGAAGAGTTTGgacttcaccagagtaaagtgTACTGCTTTGTTCATCTGAGCATTCAGGAGCATCTCGCAGCTCTGTATGTGCACCTGACATTCATGatgaaaaagagaaatgttCTTAAACAGTCCTCTGACCAGTTGACTGAAGAAATTACAATCTCAGCTGTCCACAAGAGTGCTGTAAATCAGGCCTTAAAGATTCAGACTGGACATCTGGATCTTTTCCTCCGCtttcttctgggtctctcactggagtccattCAGAAACTCTTACATGCCTTAGTAACACATACAGGAAGTAGCTCCCAGACAGAACAGAGGAACACAGCACAGTACATTAAGATGAAGATTAATGAAGATCTTCctacagagaaatccatcaatctgttccactgtctgaatgaactggggGACAATTCTCTAGTGGAAGAAATCCAACGCTACCTGAAATCTGGAACACAAAGTGAACTCTCTTCTTCACAGTGGTCTGCTCTGGTGTTTGTCTTACTGACATCAGCAGAGGAACTGGAGGAATTTGACCAGAGTAAATATATCTCTACAGATAAAATAAGAGAGGAGATTCTTGTGAAGGTGATGCCTGTGATTGCAGCATCCAGAAAAGCAATGTAAGTAAATCTGAATAGAACTGTTCTACTGTTACAGTGTTAAGAgaacaaatcaaatgtcttAGCTGTTCAGATGAATCTAACTCTTCATGACATTTtagactttttcttttctcctcctaTGAACATTTAAGATCAGACTCTTGCTTTCCCATTTGGTGTCCCGGATCTTATACTCCATGTTTATAcaatgtgtgtgatgatgtacgCAGCTGAAAACTCCCACCAAGCCGAATCTG
It encodes:
- the LOC124628744 gene encoding NACHT, LRR and PYD domains-containing protein 12 isoform X1; this encodes METPDLDTDDVTPPSKKHKHQRKRSDSPEPSCVSMKSDASMHSPLYFKNGNPSSGHSKLQRKRSDSPERSCVSMKSDASMDSPKNFRDRDSSSAHSVLQKSGDRREKNITATGHDPEPAAVNEFQKMFKLNLMKKFQCLNGVMINLENRTLVNEIYTELYITEGDSGDVNKEHEVRQIEAVSRRTTTEETPIKCNDIFKALPDQDEPIRTVLTKGVSGIGKTVSVQKFILDWAEGKANQDVHLIFPLPFRELNLMKDQKLSLMDLLRVCFKETKETEMFSLEKVLFIFDGLDEYRFPLDFQNTERVCDVTESASVLVLLINLIKGNLLPSALIWITSRPAAADQIPSECVHRVTEVRGFNDPQKEEYFRKRISDQSLANNIITHLKSLRSLYIMCHIPVFCWISTTVLERMLDEAENGEIPKTLTQMYTHFLIIQTNIIREKYSKKQESGEEMLLKLGRLAFQQLKKGNLIFYEEDLRGCGIDVREAAVYSGVCTQIFREEFGLHQSKVYCFVHLSIQEHLAALYVHLTFMMKKRNVLKQSSDQLTEEITISAVHKSAVNQALKIQTGHLDLFLRFLLGLSLESIQKLLHALVTHTGSSSQTEQRNTAQYIKMKINEDLPTEKSINLFHCLNELGDNSLVEEIQRYLKSGTQSELSSSQWSALVFVLLTSAEELEEFDQSKYISTDKIREEILVKVMPVIAASRKAIIRCGTIQERGWSALASVLSSETSNLRELHLTVDTLDLTGSNLGDSGVKRLSALLENPQCKVKNLKLQCCRVSDEGCTALASALRSNPSHLRELYLSGNNLGDSGVKCLSAVLENPHCKLEILKLECRGVSDEGCAALTSALRSNPSHLRELDLSGNKLGDSGVKCLSAGLENPHCKLEILKLYDCDISDEGCAALTSALRSNPSHLRELELSRNKLGDSGMKCLSAVLENPHCKLEILRLWDCDISGEGCAALASALRSNPSHLRELDLSWNNLGDSGVKCLSAVLENPHCKLEILKLWNCDISDEGCAALASALRSNPSHLRELVLYENKLGDSGVKCLSALKNDEHYQLQTLRF
- the LOC124628744 gene encoding NLR family CARD domain-containing protein 3 isoform X2, with the protein product METPDLDTDDVTPPSKKHKHQRKRSDSPEPSCVSMKSDASMHSPLYFKNGNPSSGHSKLQRKRSDSPERSCVSMKSDASMDSPKNFRDRDSSSAHSVLQKSGDRREKNITATGHDPEPAAVNEFQKMFKLNLMKKFQCLNGVMINLENRTLVNEIYTELYITEGDSGDVNKEHEVRQIEAVSRRTTTEETPIKCNDIFKALPDQDEPIRTVLTKGVSGIGKTVSVQKFILDWAEGKANQDVHLIFPLPFRELNLMKDQKLSLMDLLRVCFKETKETEMFSLEKVLFIFDGLDEYRFPLDFQNTERVCDVTESASVLVLLINLIKGNLLPSALIWITSRPAAADQIPSECVHRVTEVRGFNDPQKEEYFRKRISDQSLANNIITHLKSLRSLYIMCHIPVFCWISTTVLERMLDEAENGEIPKTLTQMYTHFLIIQTNIIREKYSKKQESGEEMLLKLGRLAFQQLKKGNLIFYEEDLRGCGIDVREAAVYSGVCTQIFREEFGLHQSKVYCFVHLSIQEHLAALYVHLTFMMKKRNVLKQSSDQLTEEITISAVHKSAVNQALKIQTGHLDLFLRFLLGLSLESIQKLLHALVTHTGSSSQTEQRNTAQYIKMKINEDLPTEKSINLFHCLNELGDNSLVEEIQRYLKSGTQSELSSSQWSALVFVLLTSAEELEEFDQSKYISTDKIREEILVKVMPVIAASRKAIIRCGTIQERGWSALASVLSSETSNLRELHLTVDTLDLTGSNLGDSGVKRLSALLENPQCKVKNLKLQCCRVSDEGCTALASALRSNPSHLRELYLSGNNLGDSGVKCLSAVLENPHCKLEILKLECRGVSDEGCAALTSALRSNPSHLRELDLSGNKLGDSGVKCLSAGLENPHCKLEILKLWDCDISGEGCAALASALRSNPSHLRELDLSWNNLGDSGVKCLSAVLENPHCKLEILKLWNCDISDEGCAALASALRSNPSHLRELVLYENKLGDSGVKCLSALKNDEHYQLQTLRF